Sequence from the Armatimonadota bacterium genome:
CGCCGCCTGCGGGTCATCCCCTTCGCCAGCGTGCTGAGCGAAGGGTCGCTGGCCGCGCTCCGGGCGCAGCTGACGGCGCTGGGAGCGGCGCCGTGAACGCGCGCGGGCGGGGGGCGCACCGGGGCCGGGCAGGGCGCCTGCGCGTGGCCGTCCTCATGGGCGGCCCCTCGCCCGAGCGGGAGATCTCGCTCGCCACCGGACGGCAGATCCTGGCCGCGCTCGACCCTGCCCGCTACGAGGCGGTGGCGGTCGAGGTCCTGCGCGACGGCCGGTGGACGCTGGCGCCGGGGGCGGGGGATCCGCCGCAGCTCTCGCCGCCCGCCGCGCCGCCCGAAAGCGTCGAGGCGCCCGCAGGCGCAGTGCCCGGCGCGGGAGGCGCATCCGCGGATGCGGGCGGACCGGCGCGAAGCCTGGCGCGTCGGGGTCCGCTCGGCATCGACCGGGTGATGGACCGCGGCGGCGTGGACGTGGTGATCCTGGCCATGCACGGCCCCTACGGCGAGGACGGCACGGTGCAGGGGCTGCTGGAACTGCTCGGCGTCCCCTACACGGGATCGGGGGTGCTCGCCAGCGCCCTGGCCATGGACAAGCTGCGCAGCCGCCAGCTCTTCGGCTTCAACGACATCCCCGTGCCGGCCTACCTGGTGGCCGAGCGCGGACACGTGGCGGACCTGGAGGGCCTGGCGGCGCAGGTGGCCACGGTGCTCGGCTACCCCTGCGTGGTGAAGCCCAACGCGCTGGGCAGCAGCATCGGGGTGAGCATCGTGCGCGACCCCGGGCACCTGCGCCCCGCCCTGGAGGCGGCGTGGCGGTACGATGCCGTGGCCCTCGTCGAGGAGTTCATCGCCGGTACCGAGGTGACGTGCGCCGTCCTCGACGACCCGGTGTCGGGCGCCCCGCAGGCGCTGCCGCTCATCGAGATCGTCCCGCGGCGGGAGTTCTTCGACTACGAGGCCAAGTACACCCCGGGGGCGAGCGAGGAGATCTGCCCGGCCCGCTTGCCGCCGGCCCTGACGGCGCGGGCCGAGGAGGTGGCCCTGCGCGCCTACCGCGTCCTGGGCTGCCGCGACCTGGCCCGGGTGGACATGTTCGTGCGGGGCGAGCAGGTCATCGTGCTGGAGGTGAACACCATCCCCGGGATGA
This genomic interval carries:
- a CDS encoding D-alanine--D-alanine ligase, encoding MNARGRGAHRGRAGRLRVAVLMGGPSPEREISLATGRQILAALDPARYEAVAVEVLRDGRWTLAPGAGDPPQLSPPAAPPESVEAPAGAVPGAGGASADAGGPARSLARRGPLGIDRVMDRGGVDVVILAMHGPYGEDGTVQGLLELLGVPYTGSGVLASALAMDKLRSRQLFGFNDIPVPAYLVAERGHVADLEGLAAQVATVLGYPCVVKPNALGSSIGVSIVRDPGHLRPALEAAWRYDAVALVEEFIAGTEVTCAVLDDPVSGAPQALPLIEIVPRREFFDYEAKYTPGASEEICPARLPPALTARAEEVALRAYRVLGCRDLARVDMFVRGEQVIVLEVNTIPGMTATSLFPQAAQVAGIAFPALLDRLVALALRRRTVPASAGAVP